Sequence from the Lampris incognitus isolate fLamInc1 chromosome 12, fLamInc1.hap2, whole genome shotgun sequence genome:
AATCCCACGGCTCGTGACTATTCCTTTCCCCCCACGTTCATAAGACTTACTCCCGGATTGATCACTTTTcgttttatttccccccccttttctccccacttgtatctggccaattacccactcttccgagtcgtcccggtctctgctccaccccctctgccgatccgaggagggctgcagactaccacatgcctcctccgatacatgtggagtcaccagctgcttcttttcacctgacagtgaggagtttcaccagggggacgtagcgtgtgggaggatcacgctattccccccagttccccctcccccctcaacaggcgccccaaccgaccagaggaggcgctagtgcagcgaccaggacacacccacatccggcttcccacctgcagacgcttgtttttttccccacccgcattccgggaactctgcctctgattggctagtactcgttgcctccattggttgggttggttaaggttagggttagggtggggttagggatagggttagccaatcagagatagagtacgGGCGGGTCTTCTCGGAATCCAGGTGGGAGAAATAATAACGCGAGCGTGACGGAGGCGCGTTCTTGTGGAACacgggtacaaaaaaaaaatcacgccctgcagacacggccaattgtgtctgcagggacgcccgaccaagccggaggtaacacggggattcgaaccgccgtcccccgtgttggtgggcaacagaatagaccgccacgccacccggacgccccgggattgattacttttttttaaaaataaatgtatttctagttttccccttatcccacctgattaccccaatggcatatggccggaactcttgtggaataactcccctggctcacgtttccacaggaaggagatagtcgttacaccagcttccttcaaactcgtgtcggctgctctcgctagtttacacgctgaagcctcctcgcatggattgcatcaccttcaggccgcgaaggaggcgtagggagaatgctttcggttgcttggctgcaggtgcccggatgggccagaggggtcgctggagaacgacgagtccccgaacactacaccgatctacacccactatccctcgggtaagggtggcctaatgaaggccttaccccgtggacgctctggccgtgaccggttacggcgggtctgggatacgaacctcccagccacgtgacgagcggactgcaagagcgGCAGGTTATTCATCAGAGCGGCCAGCAGggcggccatcagagcggcctgtGATTGGTTACTTTTTACTAGACAATAAACTGCTCTCATTGGTCTGAAAATAAAGTTATCAGGCTGTCATCTCACACCACGCCGCACTGACTTGAGCTAACGTTACCAAACCAACCGTGGCGCTCTAACTCCCCTGCTTTCTGACACATCACATTATCAtatttataatattataatatcatATCACATTTCTGTCTAATCaaattatttccatccatccatcagccaaaccgcttatcctactcagggtcgcgggatgctggagcctatcccagcagtcactgggcggcaggcggcaagacaccctggacaggccaccagtccatcacagggccaaattcTTTCTCGAAACAAAACGAACCCCCAACATATCCATGGCACCTTTTTAAAAGCTTATATGAGGAGTCAAAGTATATCGTGCTCTGCCTATGACTGGAAATGTAAAATGCATTGTACTGTGGTCCCTGTGAtggtctagcggcctgtccagggtgtctccccacctgccgcccagggactgttgggataggctccagcatcccgcgaccctgagagcaggtaagcggtttggataatggatggatgggttgtggTGTGCTGGCGTGGAAGCATGAGTCGGGAGGCAGGGATCTCTTCTTAAATGGCAGCCCCCGTGTCCTGTACACCGCACGACCGGGGAGTGCTCTTTATTTGCATCCAGAATGGTTTTCTGAATCTTTGAGCCTTTTCAAACCATCCTGTTGACACTGGTTCACTCCCGGAAGCTTTGTTTGCAGCGCTGGTGGGTGACGTGCTGGTCTGGTTCAGGGGTAGTGGATGCTGTGCAGTCCAACGAGGCACCAGTTGCTTAACGCAGGACCCTTCTGGATGTGCTGCGCCACGAGACCGTTTCCTCAACCTAACCGAGATGTTGGTGAAGATGTGTGTAAGGATTTCTACTGACGACGGTGGTACCGTCCAGGATTTTCACTCACGAGTGTCTAAAATAAAGAACAGCCTCTGACGTTGGCAGCATGTCCCTCGTGTGCCCACGTACCTCGTTGTGTAACACATGACGCCTCAACATTCTCACAGCCACGGCTGCCTTTTATTTAAACACACGTCACTTCACTTCTCTGTGACCACAATGTACCTGTAGCACAACTTAGAGCACAACGCCCACATGACTAAACCCGCCTCTTGTCCTTACGCAAAGAATGTCACTGTTGCCAACGGCGACCGCAGCAGCAGCACGTGCACCGTGCAGCAGCGTGCGCCTCAAAACTGCACGTTGCCGAAGAGAGCCGGGAGCGTGGCGGGCTTCGGGTGGGGCTTGTAGCCGATGCGCTCCTGCACAAGCTCTGCCTGCGAACGGCCGTCTGCAATGACCGAGGGCCCAGCTACGCCTGCTGCGGTGCCGACAGGTCCTTCCCCGGCACCCACCGCCACGGACTCGTCCTCCTCGCACTGCCGCTTCCTGTTCTGAGGTGACAAGAGAAAGAAAGACGGCGTTAACTCACTAATGCTAACCGCTAGCCCTCTATGCCTTACATATTGGCttattttcattcatttttttgttgCAGTGCATTATGGGATAGATTAACGCTGGTTTGCTGACACCAATTGCTAGTATTCTCTTGACAGAATTATGAGATTCACAAAACAATCCCTGTGTTTAAAAACAGACTAATCAACAGCTGGCCCGCTGCTGGCGAAGTGGTAACTTAAGGTGTAGTGCACAACATCAGGACATTGATGAAAGTACTATGTAGCGAAGTAACGCATATTAAAGTGGATGAGTAGCATAATGAGTAGATTGatatactatcattattattataatgagCTCGATCTGAGAGGCTGATTATAGCTGCCAGTAACAAACGTCTCGGGTGATCCCATCACAAGCGGGCCAGTTCACTGGCATCAGAATGCGTCTCCACATGCCTCTCGAGTGACGGATAGACACGTCCCTGTGGTAGGGCTGTGGTTTAGCCTTGACTGCAAGTGCAGAGAGGGGGCGTGGATCACAGGACAGCAGCGCACCAGCCCATGCCAGTGATGGATTTAACACAATATTAAATAAGGCCTGTGTTAATCGCCTACAACCGTGTCCGCCTTAAGCTCGACCCCTCTCCTTGGCACGTGTCATAATCACACAATTAAACACGTACAGAGGCGAGGAGAGTCGAAGCAGCAGACATTTCACAAAAGGACACATCTTTGATCACTCAGCTTAATATGCCGTCGATGAGTATGACGTATTCCACACATGTAAATTATGACTGTCAGATCATGTgatcattggcttcctatccatgttagatcagaatacaaggtgcttctgctgacttataaaaccctaaatggacttgccccatcctacctgtctgatctcctcaaaccttacatgccatctcgagcacttcgttctcaaaatacagggctcctgtgtgacccaaagttaagaagaagtcagctggtggcagcagggccttttcctaccgggctccgttgttgtggaataacctgcctgctgccatcagaccatcagagtctgttgagtctttaaatccaaacttaaaactcatctttttgccttagtttacaattagttgcctttaagttgagtgcttcacaacctggactggatggtgggttggttttctgtctcaatgaatttaccaaccactgttctgcccaccagattatcgagtatagattatgactaattgatgacttaattgattatggctaatgactattgcaaactgttctcttctctaacaagtcttttctctctctctctgaatgatgtcttctcctttctctttctctgtgtgtgaatggtgtcatgtgagtctctcttgcgtgcatgtgcagtcggttctcctcccaggtctccatggtgatggtggcctccatttggatgctgcctgcccttcctctcctcacgtaagttcttcttttttttacatgatgatgctggtcgcgtggcttgggtcctggactgctctgttggcatgtggacactgcctggcatcctgtgcatcatgttcttcataaatatgatgtccattataattctgttatcctctttcaatgttgtattatataaattgcgtgaacacaacatccattgcacgctgtccatcttgggagagagatcctcctctgttgcgttccctgaggtttcttcctattttttcctcctgttaaagggttttagggagttgttgcttatccgatgagagggtctaaggacaggatgttgtgttgctgttaagcccactgaggcaaatttgtaatttgtgatattgggctatacaaataaaattgatttgatttgatttgatcataCAACACATGAGATTAGTGTGACTTATTCCACATGTGTAAGTTATGACTGTCAGATCATGTGATCATACAACATGTGAGGTTAGTGTGACGTTTTCCACATGTGTAAGTTATTAGTGTCAGATCATGTGATCATACAACATGTGAGGTCAGTGTGACGTTTTCCACATGTGTAAGTTATTAGTGTCAGATCATGTGATCATACAACATGTGAGGTCAGTGTGACGTATTCCACGTGTGAGTTATTACTCTCAGATCATGTACTCATACAACATGTGAGGTTAGTGTGACGTATTCCACCATTCAAGAATTGGTCTACTGTGGGTGAATAGTTTCACATTCTaacaatctggcctgggagcgtcttggggtcccccaggaggagctggagggcgttgttggggagagggacgtctggagtgccctacttagcttgctgctactgtgacccgaccccggagaagcagcaaTGAGATAAGTGCtatttctgtgctatggtgagacaATGACATGGACGCAACAGATGCTTGTGGCGCCGGACAGAGACAAGTGATCTGATGAGGAAGTAGGTGGTGAATCAGGAGCGTCACGGTCTGATTTTTGTCTTCTTTCActttgtgctcaaaatacacagcaaaagtCAAACCTCCTTCTTAAAACTTGTCATGTGGGAAAATGTAGATGTCTGAACACCagagtttgtaattctcaacctGAACCCAGTCAGGCTCGACACGATCACGccggttcaggctcagattattcACTTACTCCAGCGGGTTTGAGATGGTCGGGCTCTGCACTGTAatggataaatgaacttgaacctgaagttgcATGTGAATGTGTAAGCAGGTGGGGGCTCTTCCAgagttgtgggtctgatgtgtgtcagcAATTACAGATGAGGTAAACAAAACAACTCCTGAGTAGGTGATCCTTCAATGTGGCCCGAGTGATCGGATCTCAAGACGTCGTGAGGACGCATGGGGTGCACTCGCACCTGTACTGACAGCTGTCCACTCCTGATCACATCACCCCAGAGGCAGGTTCATACCTGCTGTCAACAGCCTCAGAGTAAGCCGCTTTACAAAAGTACTTTTAAGACATAGCAACCTAGTGTGTACTAAAACACAGCTACTGAAGCATTTCAAAAGTAATTTCATACAAACGCACCTCCAGCTCCTTTTTGATGCTCTCAAACTCTTCGATGTCGTCCATCTTCAGCTCCAGGCGGGTTGGCTTGCGTCGTAGCATCTTGccgcttcttcttcctttttctccttttgaaagagaagaagagaaaaaaggcATCAATCAAtaattttgtttgtgttttatgcATTTGTTCAGGTGTGAAAGCTTAAAATGGCCAATCTGTGGAAcggcaaaagaagaagaagaaaatgcaaCATCTGTAGAAAATAAAGTGGAAAGTAGACAGACAAGAAGTGAAATGGATAGACAACACTTTACAGaggatggatgtgggtatgtacagTAGAGACAGCCACTGCGACACAGACCTTTACTCACAATAAGTCCTACCACATGTCACGGCTGCACAGTATCGAAAAATATCTGCGAAATCACAGCAGAGCAAGTCTAAACTAAACTTACAAGTCCATCACAACCCCCCTCCTGGATCTGCTGTAGTTCgcatacagagccaacaggtccaCAGATAATACATCAGCatcagaaattattttattgccaTGTACAGTACATGCATTATGAATTTAGCTTGGTGTACTTGGTACAATTAGCTTTGTGTAGTTACTACAATTAACTTGGTGTAGTTGGTACAATTAGCTTGGTGTAGTTGGTACAATTAACTTGGTGTAGTTGGTACAATTAGCTTGGTGTAGTTGGTACAATTAACTTGAACTGGTACAATTAACTTGGTGTAGTTGGTACAATTAGCTTGGTGTAGTTGGTACAATTAACTTGGTGTAGTTGGTACAATTAACTTGGTGTAGTTGGTACAATTAGCTTGGTGTAGTTGGTACAAATAACTAGAACTGGTACAATTAGCTTGGTGTAGTTGGTACAATTAGCTTGGTGTAGTTGGTACAATTAACTTGAACTGGTACAATTAACTTGGTGTAGTTGGTACAATTAGCTTGGTGTAGTTGGTACAATTAACTTAGTGTAGTTGGTACAGTTAGCTTGGTGTAGTTGGCAAAATTAAGAGTGCGAGAAAAATACTCAGAGATGAGTctgatgatggtggtgttgtctgcaaacttcagctgCTTGACAGACTGGTGTCTGGAGGTGCAGCTATTGGTGTGAAGCAGGAAGAGCAGCGAGGACAGGACACAGCCTTGGGGGACACCGGTGCTGATGATCCGAGGGTCTGACACATGCTTCCCCATCTTCACATGCTGACTCCTGTTGGTTAGGAAGTCAGTGATTCACCTGCAGGTGGGATGGGGCACACAGAGATGGGAGAGTCTGTCCTGGAGGACAGAAGGGCTGATCGTGTTGAATgtggagctgaagtccacaaacaagaTCCTGACATAGGTGAGAGTCCAGGTGAAGGAGGATGGAGTGAAAAGCCATGTTGACATTGTCATATGTCAACCTTTTGGCTCTGTATACGAACAGTAGCGGATCCAGGAGGGGAGTGATGATGGACTTGAGGTGGGACA
This genomic interval carries:
- the cdc26 gene encoding anaphase-promoting complex subunit CDC26, producing the protein MLRRKPTRLELKMDDIEEFESIKKELENRKRQCEEDESVAVGAGEGPVGTAAGVAGPSVIADGRSQAELVQERIGYKPHPKPATLPALFGNVQF